The genome window TCGTTAATATAAGAGGACTAAAGGAGTTAGAACATTGAATTTACCAAATAAACTAACTGTTATACGTTTAATTATTATTCCCTTTTTCTTATTATTAATGGTTCTGCCATTACAAAGCTGGGGAGCTGTAAGTTTTTGGGGAGCAACTATCCCGATGGCTCAGCTTATTGCTGCTATTTTATTTATTGCAGCAACAATTACTGATAATCTTGATGGACAAATTGCGCGACGGCACCATCTTGTAACTAATTTTGGGAAATTTACGGATCCACTTGCTGATAAGTTGCTTGTTATGACTGCATTTATCGTTTTAACTGGAAATGGTGTTGTTCCATCATGGGTAACTTCAATCATTATTTGGCGAGAATTATCTGTTACGGGCTTACGCTTATTGTTAGTGGAACAAGACGGGGTAGTATTAGCTGCTAAAATGCCGGGGAAGATTAAGACAACTACTCAGTTTATTGCAATTATCTTCTTACTCTTAAATAATGTTATTTTT of Limosilactobacillus reuteri subsp. reuteri contains these proteins:
- the pgsA gene encoding CDP-diacylglycerol--glycerol-3-phosphate 3-phosphatidyltransferase, with the protein product MNLPNKLTVIRLIIIPFFLLLMVLPLQSWGAVSFWGATIPMAQLIAAILFIAATITDNLDGQIARRHHLVTNFGKFTDPLADKLLVMTAFIVLTGNGVVPSWVTSIIIWRELSVTGLRLLLVEQDGVVLAAKMPGKIKTTTQFIAIIFLLLNNVIFAIWNIPFGQIMLYICLFFTIYSGVDYFIQGRDVFSDGFK